In the genome of Gloeotrichia echinulata CP02, one region contains:
- a CDS encoding cyclic nucleotide-binding domain-containing protein → MLTSVDRLLFVRRVPIFKELRDDFIVRLTSVMDELSFPANYTIFTQGEQGQSLYIVVSGKVKVHIGEKKLAEVEQGQYFGEMAVFDTQPRSASATTLEPCECLELTQEQLYDAIEETPEIAVNIIRQLSRLIRRLNEYS, encoded by the coding sequence ATGTTAACCAGTGTTGACCGTTTATTATTCGTCAGGCGAGTCCCAATTTTTAAGGAATTACGGGATGATTTTATCGTCCGCCTGACTTCAGTGATGGATGAACTATCATTTCCAGCTAATTACACCATCTTTACACAGGGAGAACAAGGGCAATCGCTCTACATTGTAGTGTCTGGTAAAGTTAAAGTTCACATTGGCGAGAAAAAACTGGCAGAGGTAGAACAGGGACAATATTTCGGAGAAATGGCAGTTTTTGATACACAACCCCGTTCTGCCTCTGCCACAACTTTAGAGCCGTGTGAATGTTTAGAATTGACACAAGAGCAACTTTATGATGCGATTGAAGAAACGCCCGAAATTGCGGTAAATATCATTCGTCAGTTATCCCGCTTGATTCGCAGATTGAATGAGTATTCCTAA
- the nadC gene encoding carboxylating nicotinate-nucleotide diphosphorylase: MSIVSKFGVLPPWIVLDPLLRGWLLEDIGRGDRTTNSLLAENVTPGTAKWIAKAPGVIAGLPIAARVFQLLNEKVSFAPVTDEGAWCEPGQVVAEIQGSLDALLMGERVALNLGMRLSGIATLTYRYVERIADLPAQLVDTRKTTPGLRLLEKYATAVGGAINHRMGLDDAVMIKDNHIAAAQGIGEAITRIRSQIPYPLTIEVETESLDQVKAALQHEADIIMLDNMPLDIMCQAVQLIRQQDSRVKIEASGNVTLDTIRAVAQTGVDYISSSAPITQSKWLDLSMRISA, encoded by the coding sequence GTGAGCATTGTCAGCAAGTTTGGTGTTTTACCGCCCTGGATAGTATTAGATCCCCTGCTGCGTGGCTGGTTGTTGGAAGATATTGGTCGGGGCGATCGCACAACTAATAGTCTATTAGCCGAAAATGTCACCCCAGGAACAGCCAAGTGGATAGCTAAAGCCCCTGGAGTGATTGCTGGTTTACCAATTGCGGCTAGGGTGTTTCAGCTTTTGAATGAGAAAGTTAGCTTTGCTCCTGTCACAGATGAAGGTGCATGGTGTGAACCAGGACAGGTTGTGGCAGAAATTCAGGGGTCTCTGGATGCGCTGCTGATGGGGGAACGGGTTGCTCTCAATTTAGGTATGCGTCTAAGTGGGATTGCGACTCTTACATATAGATATGTAGAGCGAATTGCTGATTTACCTGCTCAGTTAGTAGATACTCGTAAAACCACACCAGGGCTGAGACTGTTGGAAAAGTACGCGACGGCTGTGGGTGGGGCGATTAATCACCGTATGGGGTTGGATGATGCGGTGATGATTAAGGATAATCATATTGCTGCGGCACAGGGAATTGGCGAGGCTATTACCCGCATTCGTTCTCAGATACCTTATCCCTTGACCATAGAAGTGGAAACGGAAAGTCTCGATCAGGTAAAAGCAGCTTTACAACACGAAGCTGACATTATTATGTTGGATAATATGCCTCTGGATATAATGTGTCAGGCGGTGCAGTTGATTCGCCAGCAGGATAGCCGTGTGAAAATTGAGGCTTCAGGGAATGTGACTTTGGACACGATTCGTGCTGTGGCCCAGACGGGTGTTGATTATATTTCTAGTAGTGCGCCGATTACTCAGTCGAAGTGGTTGGATTTGAGTATGAGGATTTCAGCGTAA